A window of Venenivibrio stagnispumantis genomic DNA:
AAGAGTAGAAGAAGAAGTAGCAAAAACTCCAACAGGTATCATTATACCGGATACCGCAAAAGAAAAACCACAAATTGGTGAAGTTGTAGCAGTAGGAGAAGGTAGAGTTCTTGAAAATGGTAATGTGGTTCCTCTCAAAGTAAAAGTAGGGGATAAAGTATATTTCAGCAAATATGCCGGAAATGAAGTTAAAGTAGATGGCGAAGAGCTTATTATCTTAAGAGAAGATGATATTCTTGCAATAATTGAGTAAGAAAAAAAATAAAAGGAGGTGTCATAGATGGCAGCAAAAAAATTAGTTTATGGTGATGAAGCAAGAGCAAAATTAAAAGCAGGTGTTGACAAACTTGCTAATGCTGTAAAAGTAACACTTGGACCAAGAGGAAGAGAAGTTATCTTAGAGAAAAAATGGGGTTCTCCAGCTGTAACAAAAGACGGAGTATCTGTAGCTAAGGAAATAGAACTTGCTGACCCTTATGAAAACATGGCAGCACAACTTGTTAAAGAAGTTGCTTCTAAAACAGCAGATGTAGCAGGTGATGGAACAACTACTGCTACAATATTAACACAGGCTATTTATGAAGAAGGATTAAAAGCAATAGCTTCAGGTGCTAATCCTGTTTATGTAAAAAGAGGAATAGATGAAGCTGTTAAAATAATCATAGAAGAACTCAAAAAAATGTCTAAACCTGTTTCAGGAAGAAAAGAAATAGAACAAGTTGCAACAATATCTGCAAACAATGACCCAGAAATTGGAAAAATAATAGCTGATGCAATGGAAAAAGTTGGAAAAGATGGAGTAATTACAGTAGAAGAATCAAAAACAGCAGAAACAATCTTAGAAGTAACAGAAGGTATGCAGTTTGATAGAGGATATTTATCTCCATATTTTGTAACAAATCCGGAAAAAATGGAATGCGTTTTAGAAAATCCTTATATCCTCATTTATGAGAAAAAAATAAACAACATAAGAGAACTTTTACCTGTTCTTGAAAAAGTAGTTCAAACAAACAGACCTTTACTTATAATAGCAGAAGATGTTGAAGGAGAAGCTCTTGCTACATTAGTTGTTAACCATATAAAAGGAGTATTAAAAGTTTGTGCTGTAAAAGCTCCTGGATTTGGTGAAAGAAGAAAAGCTATGCTTCAAGATATAGCTATCTTAACAGGTGGAACAGCAGTAACAGAAGACCTTGGCATTA
This region includes:
- the groES gene encoding co-chaperone GroES, translating into MAKLKPLYDRVVIKRVEEEVAKTPTGIIIPDTAKEKPQIGEVVAVGEGRVLENGNVVPLKVKVGDKVYFSKYAGNEVKVDGEELIILREDDILAIIE
- the groL gene encoding chaperonin GroEL (60 kDa chaperone family; promotes refolding of misfolded polypeptides especially under stressful conditions; forms two stacked rings of heptamers to form a barrel-shaped 14mer; ends can be capped by GroES; misfolded proteins enter the barrel where they are refolded when GroES binds), whose protein sequence is MAAKKLVYGDEARAKLKAGVDKLANAVKVTLGPRGREVILEKKWGSPAVTKDGVSVAKEIELADPYENMAAQLVKEVASKTADVAGDGTTTATILTQAIYEEGLKAIASGANPVYVKRGIDEAVKIIIEELKKMSKPVSGRKEIEQVATISANNDPEIGKIIADAMEKVGKDGVITVEESKTAETILEVTEGMQFDRGYLSPYFVTNPEKMECVLENPYILIYEKKINNIRELLPVLEKVVQTNRPLLIIAEDVEGEALATLVVNHIKGVLKVCAVKAPGFGERRKAMLQDIAILTGGTAVTEDLGIKLESVDLDMLGKADKVVVDKDNTTIIGGKGNPEDIKARIEQIKNQIATTTSEYDKEKLQERLAKLSGGVAIIKVGAATEAELKEKKDRVDDAVHATKAAVEEGIVPGGGVALYRASRALCNINEENTDKAWGIKIVKNACKVPMKQIAYNAGFEGSIVIEKIKDSDNINYGFNAATGEFVDMIEAGIIDPTKVVRTALQNAASVAGTMLTAECLVAEIKEKEEKLPGAGGGMGDMEF